GGCGGTCTCGCGGAAGACGCCGGCCACCACGACCGAACCGTCCGGAGCGATGGCGGCGGAGTTCGCATAGTCCGGCGCGGTCCCGCCGATCCGAAGCGCCCACGGCGTTGACTGGACGGTCACCTGCCTGGCCGTCTGGCCGATCGTCCCGCCGGTATCCTTGACCTGAAGGGCGATGGTAGGGCTTCCGCCCCCGCCGTAGATGTGTGACGCCGTCTTGGTCGTACTCCAGTCGGTATCATAGGTCCCGTCGCTGGTCTAGTCCCAGCGGACCTGAAGTTCGGCGAGTTCATCCTGCTGATCGGTGGAACCCGAGGCGTCCACATTCACGTTCAAGCCCGAGGCGGTGGCACCGAACGTCGCGGTCGGCATCCATTGCGGCGAAAGCACCGTCACCTCCTTGATCTCCTCATCCGTCAGGCCATCGACGTCCATCACCTGCAGCCGCACAGGGTAGTCAGCCATCGCCGAATAGGTATGCGTCTGAGCGGTCAGGCTGGTGCTCCAGTCGGTATCGTAAGTCCCGTCACCGTCCCAGTCCCAGCGGACCTTGAGACTCTCGGCGTCGTTGTCGGTGGCGCCGTTCGGGTCGAAGTTCACCGTCAGGTCCTGCTCGGCCAGCGTCGCGGTGAAGGCTGCGGTCGGCGGATTGGCGTAGCGGGCCTGGAACATGTTCGCCACGAGATCGAATGGATCGCTTTCATCGCCGGTCAGCTCAGCCGAATCGAATGTACCGACCAGCCCGAACCCGGTCGAATCGTGGTAGACTTCGGTGACCGTGTTCGGGTCGCCCGCGCCGAACCGGACGGCCAGTTGCGCCGTAATGTTGGCATCGCTCTCCGCGAAGTCCAGGCGAACCACGCCCACACCGGTCCGCGGCTCGGGCACGTTCAGATCGCCACCGCCCTCGACCTCGAAAGTGAAGGCGACCTCGGCTGAGGTCTGGCCGGGGGTCACCTCTGAAACCGCCACCGAGAGGGTCAGATCACCCAACTGCCGCTGAATATCCTGACCGAGCGACACGGCCTGCCCGTCCAGCATCAGTACGCCGGTGGAACTGACGCTCAGTCCGATCGTGAGCGCCTGGCCTACGGCGTGGTGATTGTCGCGCTGTACGCATCCGCCGCCGCGTTGGGGTCGTTGGGATCGACCGTATTGGGGTCGAGTGTATTCGGATCCGCCGGCGGCGCGCCGCCGCAGCCCGGAATCGCCCACACAGAAGCCAACTACAAGGCGATGGCACAGAACCAGACCTTTCGCGAGACTTGGAACGGCTGACAACTTATGAATCACCTCACACCAAATGGGAATGCAGGCCGCCGACAGGACGGAACTTCACACCACGAGACCTGTTGTTACCAGAGTTATCGACCACCCGCGAGAACTGCTTGACGGTTATGAACGGTCCTTCTATAACCCGGTCAGGAAACCCTTGGGAGGCGAAATATGAACGTGGAACCGGGTCGAACGCGGATCGGATGGATCGGAACCGGTGTGATGGGCTCGTCGATGTGCGGCCGGCTGATGGCCCAAGGCTATTCGGTCACGGTGTTCAATCGGACGCGCAGAAAAGCGCAGAGACTGTTGGATCAGGGGGCGACGTGGGCCGATTCGCCGCAAGCCATTGCCGAACAATCAGATGTGACATTCACCATCGTCGGCTTTCCCAGGGATGTGCAACAGTTGCACCTGGGGGACGGCGGAATCCTGGCTGCGGCGAAGTCCGGGTCGGTGGTGGTGGACATGACCACGACCAAGCCGAGCCTGGCGGTGGAGATATACAAAGCGGCCAAGGGCAAAGGCGTCGAGGCCATCGATGCGCCGGTCTCCGGGGGCGATGTCGGGGCGAGGAACGGAACCCTCTCGATCATGATTGGCGGCGATAAACAAGCAGTTGACTTTATCATGCCGCTGTTCGAGGCGATGGGCAAGAGCATCGTCTATCAGGGCCCGGCCGGTTCGGGCCAGCACGCCAAGATGTGCAACCAGATCCAGATCGCGGGCACGATGATCGGGATGTGCGAGTGTCTGCTGTACGGGGCGAAGGCGGGGCTGGACCTGGAGACCATGTTGCAGTCGATCCGGGGCGGGGCGGCTGGGTGCTGGTCGCTGGACCATCTGGCTCCGAGGGTTCTGAAGCGGAACTTTGATCCGGGTTTCTTTGTCGAGCACTTTATCAAGGACATGAGGATCGCGCTTGAGGAGGCCGGACGCATGAACCTGTGCCTGCCGGGGCTGGCGCTGGTGCATCAGTTGTACGTGGCGGTGGCGGCCCAGGGGCACGGCAAGAACGGCACACAGGCCCTGATGCTGGCTCTGGAGCAATTGTCGGGCGGGGCAGCAAAATGAATTATGTTCAATCACTGTGAGTGCTTCGGCGGTTGGGTTTTTTGCCCTTGGCAGCGGCTGGCGGGGGCGGATATAATCCCGCTTCGGAAGCGGCTGGAAGTTCCGCAGCGATAAGCAGTTAGTACTTGCGGACGGCGGATTTCCCGTATAGAATTAGTTTAGCTGCCAAACCGGCCCACACGAAGACAAGGAGCTGCCGATGATCCGAAGATCCTTTATCCTCCCCTGGATTGGCTTGCTGTGCGCTCTGGCGTGGACGGGCGGCTGCGCCGACCTTCGGATGTGGAATGACGATTTTCTGGACACGTTCCAGCCGTGGGGCATGACGGCTGAGGACCAGATGCAGGGCGAGGGCCCGCTGATCGTCGTGGTCGAGAACCTGACTCGGGCGGCGAATCATAGCGAACGGGCGAACATCCACATCAGTGCGGAGAGCCGGACGGCCTCGGGGATATCGACGACGCTGATGTCGGTTCCCGCACAGGATCGACCGGGCAATGAGGCCTACCGGGACACCTTCGTGCTTAACTGCAAGGACGTTCAGAGCGTCAGCATGCAGGCGACGCTGAACCGGGTCAGCGTCATCTCGGAGAGCGTTTCGGGCGTGTTCCAGGGGGAGAACGAGACGATCTACCTGGCCACGGAAGGGGCAAGCGTCGAGGAGTGGGGCTTCCAGAGAGGCCAGATCATAGACGCGGCGGAAACGGGGGTTGAAAACGCCGAGGACAGCGAGCATTCCGTCTGCCGGATTGAGATGACCGATCAGAACGACACCGTGCGGGTGGATATACCGGTGGTCAGCACGTTCTCGTCCTTCACCCGCAACACGCACTTCGAGTGCGGGAGCGTCCTGGTGTTCGGGATCACCGAAGGCCGGGTCAACGGAGCGATTGACTGGCAGACCTACGAGTGCGACTACTTTTTGGGCACCCTGGGTTCGGAGCAGATCAAGCGGGTGACCGGAGCGGACATCGTGCTGTTTCGCAGCATGCTGTCGGCGGAGGATCTGGAGTACATCGACGAGCAGAACATCCTGAGCCTCTGGGCTGAGCAGGGCGAGGAGGCGCTGACCGAGGACCAGCGTCAGAAGATCGAGGAGTTCAAGGTCCGCACCGCGTCCATTTTCAACTCGTATTTCCGCGATCCGGGACACTTCCTGCTCACGGCGTTGTTCCCGTATCCCAAGCAGTACATGACGATCGGCCTGGCCCTTCCTCAGTTCACGAACCTGGACAACATCCGGTTTCTGATCGAGGAAGCGGCGGAGCAGATGACGACGATCCCGGCTCCGTAGCGGCGACGGGATCCGGCGTTGACCGAGACGGCCCCCAATCCGATGGAGACAATAGCATGACGATCAGTGGAAAGCGCAGTGGAGTGCTGGCTGCGATGGTTCTGGCGATGCTGATTCCGGCGTCGGGGTGTCAGCTTGTCCCGGAGATCTTCAACGAGGACATCTTCCTCAGCGCGATCGACATGGAGAGCGGCACGCAGAACCAGGCCCGCCCGGAAGATGAGAATCTGATTCGCCTGAACTTCAACAACCGCTTGGAGCACACGGTGGTACTGACGGTGCTGGTGCACCGCCCCAGCAGGATCGAGACCGTGAAATGGACCCTGTACGGCCGGTCGACGGTCGGGCAGTTCCTGACCAATTGTCAGAACGATCCGCCGTCGCTGATCCGCCTTCAGTTCCTCGGCGAGGATCAGAGCGTCGAGCTTCCCGAAGAGATGTTCTTCCCGGACGCGTACGTGTTCGTCAACGGGGTGCCCACGCTGATCAGCAAGGCGCCGCCGCCGCTTCAGTTGGACCGGGACTACGTATGCGGCGATTCGGTGGAGTTCATCATTCGGACGAAGCCGGAGGACGCCAAGAAGTTCGAGATTCTGGCTGCGGTTTACCGCGCCAAGAATTAGGGCGTCGCGCCGACCGACGGCAAGAGTGATCGACAGGTTTCAGGCCCGCGAAGCAAGGAAACTGGTATGAAACGAGCCGGTTTGGTGACAGTGGTGGTTTTGGTGCTGGCCGCGGCGGGACTGGTTCCCGGCTGCATCCGGTTGACCAACCCCGTGACCGAGACGATCAATCCCTACACGCAGTGGGATCTCTTCAACGCCGTGGACATCACGGAACTGGTGGACGCCATCGCGTTTGAGATCTCGCGAACCGGACAGGCGCCGACTCCCGAGGAATAGTCGCACCGCCGGGTTGGTAGCGCAGATGCAGCTTCGTCCGATGGAGGCCGATCGATTCGCATGGAAAACGCAGCGGATAAGGTAACGATCAAGATTCCGCGGGAGTTGTACGCCAATCTTCAGGGCATGATTCGCGGGACGGGGTTTCGGTCGGTGACCGAGTTTGTGGTGCACGTGCTTCGCGACGTGGCCAGCGGCGGGAAGCTTCGGGAGAACAAGGGGCAAGGCGGGCTGAGCCATGATGAGATCGAGCTGGTCCGCCAGCGTCTGCGGGCGTTGGGGTATATTGAATAGGCCACTTCTGAGGCCGTCTGTGAGGGGAATGCGCCGGCTTCGTCCAGCGCGGTAGCGGATTAGAGAAGTGAGGGGGTTTCGCGTGGGCAGCCAACTCCGAATGTGGAGGCATGCTGATGGATGATCTAGCGAGACTGAAGAAGAAACAAAAACGATCTTGGTCTTCCTTCATCATGATGGACATCTTCACGCTCCTGCTGACCATTCTGTGCTTTCTCGTCGCCGAAGTGGATGCGAGAGCCGTAATTCCGATAGTATTCTTGACGGCTGCCGCGTTGGCCGGCTACGTGGACTACCGAATCGTGTCCCTCAAGATCGAGATGCTGGAGCGGCAGCATTCATAGTGCTTCATGGGGCGGATGACGGACGATTCATATTCGCGGCTGGAGCGGTTTTATCGCGGGCTGATCGGCGAGCGGGCTGAGCAGTTGCGGCGGTTGCGCGAGCGATCCGGGCTCAAGATCGCGCGGGCGGTGCCTGGTCGGTTTGATCGGGCGCGGCTTTGGAGGCTGGTCGAGGAGTTAAAGCTGATTGTTGGACGGGCGCAGCGGGAGTTCGCGCCGCGGCCCGTGTATGACGATGCGGTGCTGATCGATACGGAGTTGGCCGGGCGGCTGAGCGAACAGCGGGTGCTCGATGAGGGCGGCGTGTACATTCAGGCCGCACCGAGTTATCTGGTGATCCGGCACTTGCAGGGCGTGTCGCCCGAATCGATGAATGGCGGAGAGTCCGCCGAGGGCGGCGGACCTACAGCTTCGCAGATCGAGGAGGCGTCGTACGCCCTGGATCTGTGCGCGTCGCCGGGCGGCAAGGCGTTGCACGTCTACGACCGCTTTGAACGCCGTCGGCCTGTGATCGCCAACGAGTATTCGCAGGCCCGCCGGATGCGCCTGGTCAGCGTGCTGCGGACTTACGGGGCTGAGGCACTGCCGATGGTCGGGATTGACGCGGGGACGGTGTGCCGGTTTGCGGTCAACGAGATTCCGCTGATCGTGCTGGACGCCCCGTGTTCGGGCGAGGCGCACCTGGTGCGGAACGCCAAGGCGCTTTCGCAGTGGCGGCCGCGGCAGACGCAGATGCTGGCGTTGCGACAGCGCGGGATGGCGTCGTCGGCGGTTCACGCCCTGAAGCCCGGCGGCATTCTGCTCTATTCGACCTGTACGATCTCGCCATTCGAGAACGAGCTGATGGTCGATGACCTGCTCAAGCGATTCGGCGACGCGGTCGAGCCGATCCCGTGGCCGAAAGGCGTCATCGACGAGTTCGCTAACGATCCAGCCGACCTGGAAGTCCTTTCGGAGGTGGAAGGCAAGCAGATCGACGAGCGGATCGTCCGCTGCGCGTGGCGGTTCTGGCCTGCGGCGTTGGGCGAACCGTTTTTCGCCGTCCAGATCCGCAAAGTCAAACCCACCCAGCCGAAGCGCGAAGCCAAACCGGTCCCGATCGGCTATCCGCACCACAAGTCGAAACAGGCGCGGCGGCCGGTGCGGGTCGGGCCGGCTGGACGCGAGTATGCCGTGCCGTCGGAGTGGCCGGAGTTGCCGGGGTTGCCGTATCTGCGGATGGGTTGATTGAGGAAAGCGCGAGCGAAGGTTGGGGGCGAAGGCTGGTGCGTCCGGAGGACGCACCCTACGTGACGAGGCGGGAGGCGCCCGGGCGCAGGTGCCAGATCAGGCCGTCGTGGTCCTGGACGAGCAGCGAGTGCTCGCGAGGGTCCAGATCGATGATCCGCGCGTCAAGCCGGCGATTCTCGTGCTCGACGGTCACCGGCCCGTTGCGGCCGGGCGTGAGGGCCAGCCAGTCGCTTCGCAGCGAGTCCAGGTCGTCGGCGGCGACCCTCGCCACCATTTTGTCGAATTCGATGAGCAGATTGCGGGCCAGGCGCAGGCGGTCGGAGTCGTCGAGCTTTCGATCAAGGACTATCGCGGCGGAGCAGGCCCGCTCGGCGATCTCGGCTGGGAATTCGTCCGTCCGCTGCGTGACGTTGAGGCCGATGCCGATCACGAACGCTGAGGCTGAGGGATCGATCTGCGAGCCTTCGATAAGGATTCCGCCGAGTTTTTTGCCAGCGACGTAGACGTCGTTGGGCCAGCGGAGGACCGCGTCGATTGCGAAGGTCCGCCGCACCGCCAGCGCCGCCGCCAGGGCTGCGGCCAGGTTGACCGGGCCGGCGTACCGCCCCACTTGGCCGTCGAAGATCAGGAGGACCGAACAGAGCACCGACGAGTTCGGCGCGGCCAGCCACGATCGGCCCGCGCGCCCGCGGCCCTGCGTCTGCTGGTTGGCGAAGACCGCCAGCCCGTCGTAGCGCCGGTCGGACTGCACCGAGCGGAGGACGTCATTGGTGCTGCTGACGCTCGGGTAGACGATGCAGGTGGTTCCCACGCGGCGA
The sequence above is drawn from the Phycisphaerae bacterium genome and encodes:
- a CDS encoding biotin--[acetyl-CoA-carboxylase] ligase; amino-acid sequence: MKPAGSPVFSAAAIEKDLGVRRVGTTCIVYPSVSSTNDVLRSVQSDRRYDGLAVFANQQTQGRGRAGRSWLAAPNSSVLCSVLLIFDGQVGRYAGPVNLAAALAAALAVRRTFAIDAVLRWPNDVYVAGKKLGGILIEGSQIDPSASAFVIGIGLNVTQRTDEFPAEIAERACSAAIVLDRKLDDSDRLRLARNLLIEFDKMVARVAADDLDSLRSDWLALTPGRNGPVTVEHENRRLDARIIDLDPREHSLLVQDHDGLIWHLRPGASRLVT
- a CDS encoding NAD(P)-dependent oxidoreductase; its protein translation is MNVEPGRTRIGWIGTGVMGSSMCGRLMAQGYSVTVFNRTRRKAQRLLDQGATWADSPQAIAEQSDVTFTIVGFPRDVQQLHLGDGGILAAAKSGSVVVDMTTTKPSLAVEIYKAAKGKGVEAIDAPVSGGDVGARNGTLSIMIGGDKQAVDFIMPLFEAMGKSIVYQGPAGSGQHAKMCNQIQIAGTMIGMCECLLYGAKAGLDLETMLQSIRGGAAGCWSLDHLAPRVLKRNFDPGFFVEHFIKDMRIALEEAGRMNLCLPGLALVHQLYVAVAAQGHGKNGTQALMLALEQLSGGAAK
- a CDS encoding CopG family transcriptional regulator, translating into MENAADKVTIKIPRELYANLQGMIRGTGFRSVTEFVVHVLRDVASGGKLRENKGQGGLSHDEIELVRQRLRALGYIE